The genomic DNA CTGGTCGGCTGCGGTGGTGACTCAAGGCGAATgggtctctctcttcccccctcgcCCCAGCCTGCTTGGGGAGCCCCTTTTCATCACTGCCCTTAATTTGTGAGCCGCCTTCAGCTGGGAGACGCAGGCGGACAGGGTTCTAGGGATCGCTGAGAACCACGGAGGCTTTTCCGCCCACTGATATCTCCAGGAGGGTTCCTTGCGTCCGTTCTGAGCTGGGAGAGACGGGGAGGCCAGAGCCGAGGTCCTGACGGTGGATTGCTCCTCGCGGTCCCGCTCCGTGGGGCCACGTGACGTGGGCTGGGTGGCTGCGCCCACCTATCAAGGACGTGCTTGTTGAGGGAGGGCTCTCCTCTCGAGGGACCACTGACGGTGCTGAACTTGCGGGTGTCATTAAATATGTCATATACTGGTGTTTGTGTCTTGAGTGTGCCTTGCCCAGGTGGGGCTTTGGGTAGCTTTCCTTCACTTTAAGGTACTTGATGCAGAGAtgaagcagggaggagagctgggcttgggcagagcaagcatgacatgtccccttagctaagcagggtctgccctggtttgcatttgaatgggagactagaagtgtgagcactgtaagatattccacttaggggataatggggccgctctgggaagagcagaaggttccaagttctctccctggctgcatctccaagataaggctgagagagtctcctgtttgcaacctgggagaagccgctgccagtctgggtagacaacactgaacaagatggatcaagggtctgactcagtatatggcagcttcctatgttttccgGTGTTCCTAAGCAGCAACAGGTTGCTTCCATGTCACACGCTATCAGGACTGCAAGGCATGCTGAGACttgcaactttttttaaaatatgagggGTTTTTCTCACCAAGCAATAAAGAGTACCAGCCTGGATccaccagatgttggactacaatttccatagtctcctgccactgctcactgcagcagggggacgatgggagttgtagtccaaagattTCTGGGGGGCCCGAGCACGGGGACCCCGGTCTGCAGTAACAAAGCCTGCCCTTCAAGCCTGGCGGGTCAGAGTGTGGGTGCAGCGTCACCTGTGGATTTCTACAATCTGTGTGTGCGCAGCAGTTTCCTGTTTGCAGACCTGTCAGGATGCCAGGGGAATGCAGGAGGCCTGGAGAGCTGGCCTTATGCTGGCcggcatggattgccccctttgctaagcaaggtccaccctggtttgtatttggatgggcgatgagcactgtaagatattcccctcgggatggggctgctctgggaagagcatctaggttccaagttccttccctggcagcatctccaagattgggctgagggagactcctgcttgcaaccttggagaagccgctgccagtctgggtagacgatactgagctattTTAGTTCGGTTTAAGAAAAATTATTTTATATAGATGTGCTTtggtgagaaggaggaggagaggagaaggaggaggaagagaagaagaagagcacCTTGTATGTGCTGAAGCTCTGTCCGGATATGAACCCGGGCTCCACCTAAGGTGTTCTGGAAAGAGGTCTTGTAAAATCTCTTGTCCTGGGATTAAGCtagcctggggtccccagatggtttGTCATCgtggagttgcagtccaacaactaGGGATCCCAGGCTGTGAGAAATCCcaagtggcattttaaaaagtgtaaaaaGGTGAGGGAGAAAGGGACTTGGGTGGAATGCCCACGGGCCAAGCAGATCCCTGGAAAGACAGCAGCTGGCTTTCAGGTGGCCTTGGCACCTAATCGCACGTCCCATGGCATTGCCTGGCGGAAGCAGGGTGCTTGGAGAAAGGTAAACACAGATCTCTTATCGCAGATCTTGATGCCAAGGTAATAGCCAAGCTATAAAGAGGCTGGCAGCCCACAGCCACGTTTCTCCTGCTGGACCTTGGGGGCAGAATGaagcttgctttcctcctcctccgaaCGTCGGGTAAGTTGCATTTACGTTGGCACAGCAGTCCAGCGAGGGAGACCACCTGGGCCTAGAAGAACATTCCTATGGGAACCAGAAGTGTGTGTgatattggagaggagagccggtcttgtggcagcaagcatgacttgtccccttagctaagcagggtccgccctggttgcatttgaatgggagactagaactgtgagcattgcaagatattccctttaggggatggagccgctctgggaagagcatctaggttccaagttccctccctggcagcatctccaagacagggctgagagagattcctacttgcaaccttggagaagccgctgccagtctgtgctgacaatactgagcaagatagaccaatggtctgactcagtatatggcagtttcctatgttcctagtcaccCTCTTCAAACACTGTTGCGCCTGCGTTCAGGTGTCTCTATGCTGGGACGTGTTTCTGTGTAAATGGTGGTCCCTGCAGTCATTTTGAACCTCGGTGCAGGTTCTCTGgaatgcagaatacagataggGAGTGTGCTGCCATACCCACCTTCAACCTAACTGTGCCCACATGCAGATCTGGACCTGTGGATGCTCTTCACGGGTGTCGAACATATTGTGCGGATAGGGCTTCGGTGATGCAATACAAACTCACCAGTTAAGAGGAGCCTCTCTGAAGGATTGTTTTATTATTTGGAGGTATTTATTAATATCACACCAGCAGTGTACGTGGAGCCTTAAAGAGTTAAGCAGACAACAGAGATGGGTCTCTGCTCCCAAGGAGCCTACAAGCTAAAATAGTTGAGGAGCAAGAGATGGAGGAAGGAATGTGCAAATTGCTGTGTGTGAGAGGGCGGCGGGGAGGAAGCTGCATCTGCATCCAGACAAGcttcagaggcattcttacccctggacttcggggccgaggcccagggcctccacacctcttgggcaccccaaatcctctttagtctcccAAAATCCAGGCTCCCAAATTCCCTAAGTGCCCCCCTCGGGCTGCAGCGGCACGCCAGCTCTTCAAAGTCCGGGCCACGTTGTCGTCCAGCCGCTGACGTTGGGTGCTCTTCGGGGCAGTTTGTGTCTCCCTTCTAGGGGCCGCAGCCGCCGCTGCCACTCCCAGGAACCTCTGGCAGTTCCGTAACATGATCAAGTGCACCATCCCCAGCAGCGACCCGCTGAAGGATTACGCCGATTACGGCTGCTACTGCGGCTTGGGGGGCAGTGGGACGCCCATGGACGCCCTGGACAGGTAAGCCCGTTCCTTGCCTTTGCACCGGTCGCCACCTCCCTGTCCTCACACGGGCCTCAGTCTGTTAGCCCCCTAGGAcccgaatggagcctccatgttcagatacCCCTGGATACTAAAAATGCTGCTGGATCATAGTAAGGccgtgttcttcactgtaaggcctgggtTGGAGCGGCAGGGGCCACCCTCCATCAACCTGAAGTGGAGGTTCAGAAGCGCTGGTCTTATGGCCACgagcattaattgtccctttttgctaagcagggtctgccctggtttgcatttgcatgggagactacatgtgagcactggaagatattctcctcaagggatggggctgctcgcggaagagcatctaggctccaagttccctccccggcagcatctccagataaggcagaCTCCTGATGGCAACctggaagaagccactgccagtctgggtagacaattctgagctagatggaccaaggtctgactcagtagacggcaggatcctatgttcctaggactaattgtttattgggactGTGTGCAGCTTCTCCTTGACACCGTGTGGAGATGGCCCACTTTGCCCAaccctggggggcaggggggggctccTTTAGGGAAAACATccctcttgagtccctgcaccTTCTTTGAGGGTATGCACAGAGGGCTGGGAGGGATAGCTCttcttcccagcgctttccccataCAGCTCCCAAGGGAGGGATCCGTCGCTCTTAAAGGGCCCTGAGAAAAGTGCAGGACTGTATAAAGGTCAGCACAGTGCGAAATGTCTCTTGCATTGAAGTTTTTTCACCAGCAAAGACCCCGCTTGGAAAAGAACAAAGATCACTGTCCAGCATCCCTGACCCGCAGCACCGCAATTTGTTCGGAAACCTTTCTGCTTGCTGCATAGGTGCTGCCAGATCCACGACAACTGCTACGGGGAAGCCAAAAAACATCCAGACTGCAAGTTCCTTGTGGACAACCCCTACACAAAGACCTATGCTTATAGCTGCTCGGGCGAGGACATCACCTGCAGTGGTAAAGACACCCCCACCTTTTAACCATTGATGATCTCTATGCAATATTTACATcctgcctgatccaacagggctcttcttacatttttaaattaagtCCAGACCTTTGGACACTGGGCTAGCTGTTTCATGACCtcctcacattttttaaaaaaaattttggcACATTTTGATGACCCAACTccacaataaaaaataaacagaaagcGGGTGGGAAAAGTAGAAATGATAGCCATTACAATAACGGATAAGTAAAACTATGACACATACATTTAGAGAGCACCCTAATACCTAGATATGCAACACTAAATACACTAAATAAAGTTGACTAGAAgtaaagtcctattgaaatttagtgtcctttataggggtgtgcacggaactgaccccctgcccaccctttaAACTCCCATAGGGTCAccccatgcttgtaaaggggaatccttaccctttacaagcactagaactggtcaaaccaggctgaaccggttcgattcgaaccgggcccagtttggcttgagctCGAACTGGCTCCTTTTTGGAAGACCACtccggttcaagctcaaactggtcaaaccaggtCAGTTCGACTAGAAGCCTGGTTTGAGTTGAACTggttgcacacccctagtcttttAGACTAACTCCTGAATAATACTGTTGAGCAATTTGGTTAGGATGTCAGTGACTGCCAATAAATAAAACCTAAGAGAGATTGGCTCTGGTTTTAGTTCAGATTGTGCCTGCATGCACAGATGGTTGCATATGCTCTTGATTTTTATCATTCCAATGTGGGACAGAAAGACTCCACTTATGAAAGAAGTTTATTTTTACTCTAAGATAGTACTTTAAGGTGCATCTGGAAATGTGCAGCTCCCACAGCAGACCCCAGCTCCCAGCCTCTCTGGAGCCTGTTTCTGGAAGACTGAGCCCGGGGAGGGGATATCTTGCTTTGTAAGGCGCCCACAGAGAAGCCGCCCAGTTCATTGCCAAagtcttcttccttctctccagaGAAGAACGACGAATGCGCGGACTTCGTCTGCCAGTGTGACCGCAGCGCGGCCATCTGCTTTGCGGGGGCCCCCTACAACAAGGAGTTCAAGCAACTGGACACCAGCAGATTCTGCAACTGAAGAGGCGTGCATGGCACCTGGGCAGAGAGTTTGGCACTCTCCCGTGCGTGCATGCCGATTCCCTGGACAGGATCTCTTCAGTACCCTGGGCTGCAGCTGGagtcccaggcctgctcaacttcggccctgcaggtgtttttgaactacaactcccacaatcctcagtcacagtgaccaatacccagggattatgggaattgtaggccaacatctgcaggagggccgaagttgagcagccctgatgaaTGGAGAGGGGGTAGAGGGTGTGTTTGGTGTTTTCCACAGCAAGGAGTCAACCTCATGAGGAATAAAATGGGGCATCCACAGCAGTCTCTCTTGTCTTCTGTGTGTTTGGTTtattttctcccccgccccctgctcaaAAGCCCTTGTCTTGGTACTGACATCACGGTATCCCCATTGCTCCCATGCTCCGTATAGCCATCTCCACTTTCCAAGGAAATGATTGCCTGCATTTTGTCCCTATGCTTCCCTTTGGGGGGTGGATGCTTCATTAAAACCTTGCTCACGGCAGTAGCCGGCATGGGCATTCCTCAGGATACAGCTTCTCCTCCCTGGAACCTCTAAACAGTAAAGCACTGAGCCGCCGAagggcacagtgggaaatgacttgactagcaagcatgaagttgctggtttgaatccctgctggtctgtttcccagacgatggaagactctatcgggcagcagcgatctaggaagatgctggaaggcatcatctcatactgcgtgggaggtggcaatggtcaacccctcctgtattctaccaaaggcaagaCAAGAcaattctccaagatagggctgagagagactcctgcctgcaaccttggagaagctgctgccagtctttgtagacaatattaagctagacggaccaagggttggactcagtagaaggccgcttcctaggCGGCTGCCTGCTTGGGCCTGATTCGTGGGCTGCCTGCATAGTGTGGCCACTATTGCGACAGGCAACAATGGCCAAGCGAGTGATTGGCTGGCCGGCCCGTGAGGTCACAATGCCACCTGGGCTATGGCACACGGGAGCAACATGGGTGGCCCTGCAGAGCTGCTCCCTCCCAGGTGCCTTGGCGGCAACATCACCCCTTCATTCCTGGCCAGCCCCCCCGGAGCTGGTGGCTGCCATCAGCCATAAACAGGGGTCTTCTGGAGTGAAGCGAACACCACCTTCCCGCCGAGGTACCGCGTCAGCCGCACGCTCCGGGAGCTGCTGCGTGCAAGCCAGGACCTGGCTGGCAATGGGGACCCAGGGAGCTGCTGGGAACCCAGTCGTCAGGTCCTGGATCcaccgacactgactggcagcggctctccaaggcttcagggcGGCCAGGGTCTTTCCTGagcctgcttggagatgctgccaggcactgaagttgggaccttctacatgcaatcTACGGCTCCGTCCTATGCACTCTCCTGGGGAGGAGACGCCATTGAACAGAGAAGGCCATACGCTGGAGGAGACCTGCATAGGATCGGGTGATGCAcgtcctccctgcctgccagagGCTCAAAGTCAAAGGGCACGCTCAGCAAGCCGCGAGATGCCAGCCAGCACACGTCTCCTCTTTCACCCCAAAAGCTGGCGAGGAGAAAGGTGTCAGATGCCTcggatgctggactacatctcccatcactcCTCTGCCACAATGACCCAGACGTTGTGGCAGgggctgataggagttgtagtccaacgtcttCTGGGGTCCCATGTTTGAGAACATCTAGCTTCGGTCATTTCCTGTCAAAAAATAGTCCCCTGGTGGATATTTCCTGTATATAGCTGCATTGGAGgcaaacataataataataataataattatatatatatatatatatatatatatatatatatatatatatatatatgagatatttaagtatattaacttttatttatttattcattcattcattcattcattcattcattcatttatttaataattaattttaaaactttcatCAACTTTCTTTGTTAGCCACTCCctaagaaattgttctctgggcagctcacaacacagcattaaaacatcaagttaaaacacacacatataacaTATAAAACCACAGcatacaacataggaagctgcagtgccttataccgagtcagacccttggtccagctagctgagtattgtcttcacagactggcagcggcttctccaaggttgctggcaggaatctctctcagccctatcttggagatgctgccagggagggaactgggaaccttctgctcttcccagagcggctccatcccctgaggggaagatcttccagtgctcagacagacatgtggtcttccattcaaatgtgaaccagggcaacATCTGGGTTCcaaaaggttgagaacccctgaattagaGGTTGTAGAAGCCACATGGAGGAACCATCCCGCTAAATTGCAGGGGACCGAAGCAATGTatgtgacttacctctgagtaaatACTGCAGAAAGATCTTGGCCACAAGGACAGATGTTGCAAGATAATCTAAGGTACTGTACGAAACCACCGTTTAGTTCTAGCCGATGGGAGAAACGCCTGCTTGCTTCCAGGGGGCTCGAGAGTCCCCAAATGTTAACCGACATTGTGGTTGTAAGGCGTGGTGACAACCCTTTGGAGAGGTTTTGACCCCTTTACctgcctctcctgcctcccacccctctGTCCAGGTCTAGGATGGAGATCCTGGGCGAATTTGACAACGAGTCCCCACTCTATGTATCTTTCTGCAAGCGGATCTCCCCGGAGGACTTTGAGAGGCAGTCCTTGACTTACACCCAGAAATGCCTGCACGACCTTTACACCAAAATGGAGCAGAATCCCGGCATCTGTGAGCGGGTCGTACAGAAGAggaagcagctggagagccaggaggCTGGGTTGGCGTCCTATCTCAAGGCAAGACACAGCAGCAGTTTCCAAGCTGACCCGCGAATACAGCTGCCCCGTATTGTTCTGCCATTTTGTTCTGCCCCAGAAGTTGTGTTCTGCCCCCGTTTTGTTCTGCCCCAGAACAAAAACCTGTTCTTTGGGCAGCTGCTTAATACGCAGAAAATAGCAGGGGGCATTGCCCAAGACATAGAATCGGAATTGTCCTCGGTGGTGCTTTTATCGGTCAATGCCCATACTAATTCTTGCACAtgcaatctcccatccaaatgcaaaccagggtggaccctgcttagcaaaggggacaagccatgcttgctaccacaagaccagctctcctacaacACCcaccacagggacataggaagctgccatatactgagtcagacccttggtctatccagctcagtattgtcttcacagactggcagcggcttctccaaggttgcaggcaggaatctcttggaaatgctgccagggagggaacttggcaccttctgctcttcccagagcggctcgatcccatgaggggaatctcttccagtgctcacccttctagtccccctttcatatgcaacctgggtggaccctgcttagcgaaggggacaagccatgcttgctaccacaagaccagctctcttcacaatgtctctgggcagtttacaataaaaacagtacacatTATTAATAAAACAGAATCAAAACATAAAAAACAATCTACAATTGTTAAAATggatagaaacaattaaaaactgttaatcaaattaaaagcctgagtgaacaaatgtgtcttaactgccagCTGACCCCCTGAGGGCCAACCTCAGCCTACCAGGCCCTATAAAGCTAAAACTGCAACACCCTTTCCTCAGTCGAAACAGTCAGTGTCTGGCGTGAGGTGTCggctgagggcttgccctctttcCCAGAGGGTTGGCCACCTTGGCACATTATCCCCGCCTGGCTTTGACCACCCCCAGCCCGTGGCGAAGCATTCAAAAGCGGTGCTCCTCTTGCCTCGGCAGTCTGGAGTGGCTGAGTCCTTTGGAACTCACCCCCTCATGATGCTGCATGTATGAGCCACACCATAGCCCCGAGGTTTGGCAAGGGGCAGCCTGTCTATCCCCGCATGTCGTCTTTGCAGGCCAAGTTCCTCTCGCTGTTTAACTACGGTGGCAACTCGCTGGAAGTGGAGGAGATCCAAGAAGAGGCGGAGCAGCTGAAACGGGAGATGCAACGCGCCAGCAACTATGCTTTCGGTAAACCCTGAACTTCTCTCTCTCGCCTGGCCAGGGACTCTCTCTGGGTTACCGTCcaggacaggggttctcaacctgggcTCCCCAGATTTTGtggaactacaagtcccatcctCCCCTGCCACACTGTTGGAGGctgatatgatgatgatgatatatgctctccttctgccccctcccctccaaacTGCTTccgtcatttttattttattatcattcatttattccatttctatctcactcttcctccaaggagcccagagtgtggtacatggttatatttgccctcacaacaaccctgcgaggtaggttaggctgagagctatgcgactggcccagggtcacccagtgagtttcatggctgaacggggatttgaactcaggtcttcccggtcctagtccaacactcgaaccactacacgACACTGGCTCCTCATGAcctcctccagtttcctgtttgcataacagaaaagttaaaaatcCCTCCACACTTGGAGGGATAGATGGGCCGGTGCTGTTCAGGATGGGTGAACTCCAAGTGGATGATCCCGGGCACCTTTATCACTGATATTGAAGGCTGGGCTCCCCAGGAGCTGTGAATACTTAGTCTTGTGCCCTGCCTCTTCAAGAGCcaagcccagaaggcctcagggTGAGAAAGGCCATGTGAgagaactgggggaggggaagagttcCGGCTTTGCAGCAGAAGCCTCTGTCTGTGGCTGCTGGGCCTTTTTGAGATCTTCTGGGGACTGAAGGCGTTATTAGCCGCGGTCTGGTGCGTGGGGCTGTTTTCAGTTCCTCCGGTCCAAATAATGGCAGTCCCACCTGGCGCATGATGCAACTCGCGATTCGGTTCTTTCCAGCTGCCAAGAGCGCTTCCCGCTGGCCGTCGGAGAGGAAGCCCAGAAGGAACATCCCTTTGGGGAGATTCGGTCCCGGCCAGACCAAGTTTCTGGACCCAGCTGTGCCGGCCATGCCCAGAATCTTTGGCCCTTACCCAACACAGGTTTGTGTGCATAACGTGTGTCCGGAGGTGGGCAGATAGCTCAGCAACAGAGCATCAggaatagggctgggagagactccggcctgaaaccgcagagagctgctgccagtcagagcagggcacACGGAGAGAGAGGGACCAAGGTtcagactcagtaggaggcagctttctGTTTAGGAATGGGGCTGTacctcagcggtagagcatctgctttgtaggcAGAAGTCCCCGTCCCCCCGTTCAgtctctggctggcagcatctgcaggtagggctgggaattaagactccttcctgaagctTTGgcgggctgctgccagtcagtgtagacaatactgagcgaaggGTCTGGAGCAAGGGTCGGActgggtagaaggaagcttcctgtgggaggagagctgggcttgtgggagcaagcgtgaattttgtcccctttgctaagcagcatcttccctggtttgcatttggatgggaggttgcaggtgtgagcactttaagatattcccctgagggtaTAAGGGGGCTGCTCGGGGAAGAGCTCTGCAGGAGAATACGGCCGAGATTGATAGACAGCTTTTcgacccaagttcccaaagcagtttacataggtagaaataaataagagggctcccttgcccccaaaggctcacaatcttaaaaaaagaaatgtaagatagacccccagcaacagccactggagaaggcCATATTCCGggacggtggggtggggtggggtgggccagCCCGAGTCGGGGTGACTCCCCTTTGGGAATATTGTGGCTTGCCCTCCACAGTGGGCCTTTTCTTTTCACCCCCAACAGGCAGAGAGATCAGCAGGTGGCAACACAGAATGGACCCATCCCCAGACCAACGTAGCAGTCCATCCAAATAGGTGGGAGGTGATTGGAGGATTGgagggggggcgcggtggggggcaAGGGCCCCAATCGACGAGTGCTTCTCAAAGACATGCCCCCCCGCCAGCAATGTCGTTGAACTCCAACTTGCActgggctgtggatgatgggagtcgtagtccaacaacatccagggacccagggttgagaacgCCGAGAATCTGAAATTCTCTGGAATTTCAGAGAAAACAAAGGCAGTGGGGGACCAAGAGCTGGGCGCGAATGGAGGCAGCGAGCGCTCCTTTCTGCAAAGGATCGCTTCCTTTTGGTTTCTGGCGGGAGGTTTGACGGCTGtcatccaggaggaggagggacggGCCCCAAAGAGACccggggggaaggggtggggtgaTTCATGCGGCACTGCACAATCGCAGTAGAACTGGGGTCTCGGTATACCTGTACAACCGGAAAGGCCCCAGTGGCCTAAGAGAAGGCGGATAGACTGAGAGCCTTTTATTCTCACTTGGAAAACCTTGTTTATTTGGCCTCTTCGCTGGTTTGGGGGATGATTTGGGGCAATCCAGGGACCTAATCCCCTGATCCCTATAGCACTAACACTCCATTATCCATGGATTCGGTATCTATGCCCCCCTcccagcagaggtgctcttacccctggacttcggggccaaagtccagggcctccaaagctcctgggtcccccaaatcctctgtagtcTGTCCTGTGTGGTGCGGTCGCCTGGcggagcataatgatgcttaatttgcaggggtgtggggcctccaaatgcctttaggtccaggctccaaaattacctaggtgcacctctgccccccGGAATGGTACCCCCTCA from Hemicordylus capensis ecotype Gifberg chromosome 15, rHemCap1.1.pri, whole genome shotgun sequence includes the following:
- the LOC128338075 gene encoding uncharacterized protein LOC128338075 isoform X2, which produces MEILGEFDNESPLYVSFCKRISPEDFERQSLTYTQKCLHDLYTKMEQNPGICERVVQKRKQLESQEAGLASYLKAKFLSLFNYGGNSLEVEEIQEEAEQLKREMQRASNYAFAAKSASRWPSERKPRRNIPLGRFGPGQTKFLDPAVPAMPRIFGPYPTQAERSAGGNTEWTHPQTNVAVHPNSTLDLHPFMLNPGGYNPWLLPSDSCIRLKSSNFPRTPARNATSPFQNDSPSSSTPGLNTPTLAKPRETAEDKENQSLDPSSHPTGA
- the LOC128338075 gene encoding uncharacterized protein LOC128338075 isoform X1, whose amino-acid sequence is MEILGEFDNESPLYVSFCKRISPEDFERQSLTYTQKCLHDLYTKMEQNPGICERVVQKRKQLESQEAGLASYLKAKFLSLFNYGGNSLEVEEIQEEAEQLKREMQRASNYAFAAKSASRWPSERKPRRNIPLGRFGPGQTKFLDPAVPAMPRIFGPYPTQAERSAGGNTEWTHPQTNVAVHPNSSTLDLHPFMLNPGGYNPWLLPSDSCIRLKSSNFPRTPARNATSPFQNDSPSSSTPGLNTPTLAKPRETAEDKENQSLDPSSHPTGA
- the LOC128338077 gene encoding phospholipase A2, minor isoenzyme-like, translating into MKLAFLLLRTSVCVSLLGAAAAAATPRNLWQFRNMIKCTIPSSDPLKDYADYGCYCGLGGSGTPMDALDRCCQIHDNCYGEAKKHPDCKFLVDNPYTKTYAYSCSGEDITCSEKNDECADFVCQCDRSAAICFAGAPYNKEFKQLDTSRFCN